One Nicotiana tomentosiformis chromosome 4, ASM39032v3, whole genome shotgun sequence genomic window carries:
- the LOC138909169 gene encoding uncharacterized protein, whose protein sequence is MVDHAHRFDIVYITRTMMKAQALVDHLAENPIDDEYQPPSTYFPDEEVNSVEVILENTNVWKMFFDGAVNAKGIGIRAILISPTGQHYPAIAWLWFFCTNNTVEYDTFIMGMNMAQGEWETRDIKLIPYKQHVEDLSKRFTFVEFRYILRFHNELADALATLASMLPYPGNVHIDLLEIQCQIHVDLIHAPPLELHPMSVLWPFVAWGMDVIGPIEPKASNGHIFILVAIDYFTKWVEVVTFKAVTKKAVVDFVHSNIICRFGIPKTIITDDAVNLNNHLMREVCEQFKITHRNSTPYWTKANGAIEVENKNIKKILRKMVQGSRQWHEKLPFALLAYRTSVGATPYLLVYGTEAVIPVEIEIPSLRIIVEAEIEDDEWVKTRLEQLTMIDKKRMATVCHGQLYQQRMARAYNKKVRPRKFFRIMKKPKENLLQIEKETGAIQRQPCKKQVQPKETVQGLETALQQQQLQKASLLQILSRILFILLIKRKKKESSKSW, encoded by the exons ATGGTAGATCATGCTCACCGATTTGACATTGTCTATATCACTCGCACGATGATGAAAGCCCAAGCCTTGGTGGATCATCTAGCTGAGAACCCGATCGATGATGAATACCAACCCCCAAGCACTTACTTTCCGGACGAAGAAGTAAACTCGGTTGAAGTAATTCTAGAGAACACCAATGTCtggaaaatgttctttgatgggGCTGTAAACGCAAAAGGCATCGGGATCAGAGCAATTCTGATTTCACCCACAGGTCAACACTACCCAGCCATAGCCTGGCTCTGGTTCTTCTGTACAAACAACACCGTCGAGTATGATACCTTCATCATGGGCATGAACATG gcccaaggtgaatgggaaactcgagacatcaagcttatccCTTACAAGCAACACGTGGAGGATCTCAGCAAACGGTTTACGTTCGTCGAGTTCAGGTATATTCTTCGATTCCATAATGAGCTAGCTGATGCACTAGCTACTTTGGCCTCAATGCTGCCATACCCGGGTAATGTTCATATTGACCTGCTGGAAATCCAG TGTCAGATACACGTTGACCTGATTCATGCACCGCCTTTAGAGCTACATCCTATGTCAGTGTTGTGGCCATTTGTTGCCTGGggcatggatgttattgggccaatcgagccgaaagcttcaaatgggcacatatTCATCTTGGTTGCTATTgactatttcacaaagtgggtcgaAGTTGTCACTTTCAAAgccgtcaccaagaaagcagtggtggaCTTCGTGCATTCCAATATTATTTGTCGTTTTggtattcctaaaactatcatAACGGACGATGCTGTAAATCTCAACAACCATttgatgagggaggtatgcgaACAATTTAAAATTACGCACCGTAATTCTACCCCTTATTGGACTAAAGCTAATGGTGCCATTGAAGTGGAAAACAAGAACATCAAAAAGATCCTCAGAAAAATGGTTCAGGGTtctagacaatggcatgaaaagttgccttttgcacTATTGGCATATCGCACATCAGTTGGGGCCACTCCCTACTTATTagtttatggcactgaagctgTAATACCTGTAgaaattgagattccctctcttcggatcattgttgaagccgagatcgaAGATGATGAATGGGTCAAAACCCGGTTGGAACAATTGACTATGATTGATAAAAAGCGGATGGCCACAGTTTGCcatgggcagttgtaccaacaaagaatggctcgtgcctacaacaagaaagtgcggcccagaaAGTTCTTCCGCATcatgaagaagccaaaggaaaatttgcTCCAAATTGAAAAG gaaacaggtgcaatccaaaggcaaccttgcaagaagcaggtgcaaccaaaagaAACTGTGCAGGGACTAGAAACAGCTCTTCAGCAGCAACAACTCCAAAAGGCAAGTCTTCTCCaaattctttcccgcattttaTTCATTCtcttaataaaaagaaaaaagaaagaaagttcaAAATCTTggtag
- the LOC138909167 gene encoding uncharacterized protein, with protein sequence MKAQALVDHLAENPIDDEYQPPSTYFPDEKLNSVEVILENTNVWKMFFDGAAQGEWETRDIKLIPYKQHVEDLSKWFKFVEFRYILRFHNELADALATLASMLPYPGNVHIDLLEIQWQIHGDLIHAPPSELHPMSVLWPFVARGMDVIGPIEPKASNGHRFILVAIDYFTKWVEVVTFKAVTKKAVVDFVHSNIICRFGIPKTIITDDAVNLNNHLMREVCEQFKITHRNSTPYWTKANGAIEVENKNIKKILRKMVQGSRQWHEKLPFALLGYRTSVGATPYLLVYGTEAVIPVEIEIPSLQIIVEAEIEDDEWVKTRLEQLTMIDKKRMAAVCHGQLYQQRMARAYNKKVRPRKFFRIMKKPKENLLQIEKETGAIQRQPCKKQVQPKETVQGLETALQQQQLQKASLLQILSRILFILLIKRKKKESSKSW encoded by the exons ATGAAAGCCCAAGCCTTGGTGGATCATCTAGCTGAGAACCCGATCGATGATGAATACCAACCCCCAAGCACTTACTTTCCGGACGAAAAATTAAACTCGGTTGAAGTAATTCTAGAGAACACCAATGTCtggaaaatgttctttgatgggGCT gcccaaggtgaatgggaaactcgagacatcaagcttatccCTTACAAGCAACACGTGGAGGATCTCAGCAAATGGTTTAAGTTCGTCGAGTTCAGGTATATTCTTCGATTCCATAATGAGCTAGCTGATGCACTAGCTACTTTGGCCTCAATGCTGCCATACCCGGGTAATGTTCATATTGACCTGCTGGAAATCCAG TGGCAGATACACGGTGACCTGATTCATGCACCGCCTTCAGAGCTACATCCTATGTCAGTGTTGTGGCCATTTGTTGCCCGGggcatggatgttattgggccaatcgagccgaaagcttcaaatgggcacagattcatcttggttgctattgactatttcacaaagtgggtcgaAGTTGTCACTTTCAAAgccgtcaccaagaaagcagtggtggaCTTCGTGCATTCCAATATTATTTGTCGTTTTggtattcctaaaactatcatAACGGACGATGCTGTAAATCTCAACAACCATttgatgagggaggtatgcgaACAATTTAAAATTACGCACCGTAATTCTACCCCTTATTGGACTAAAGCTAATGGTGCCATTGAAGTGGAAAACAAGAACATCAAAAAGATCCTCAGAAAAATGGTTCAGGGTtctagacaatggcatgaaaagttgccttttgcacTATTGGGATATCGCACATCAGTTGGGGCCACTCCCTACTTATTagtttatggcactgaagctgTAATACCTGTAgaaattgagattccctctcttcagatcattgttgaagccgagatcgaAGATGATGAATGGGTCAAAACCCGGTTGGAACAATTGACTATGATTGATAAAAAGCGGATGGCCGCAGTTTGCcatgggcagttgtaccaacaaagaatggctcgtgcctacaacaagaaagtgcggcccagaaAGTTCTTCCGCATcatgaagaagccaaaggaaaatttgcTCCAAATTGAAAAG gaaacaggtgcaatccaaaggcaaccttgcaagaagcaggtgcaaccaaaagaAACTGTGCAGGGACTAGAAACAGCTCTTCAGCAGCAACAACTCCAAAAGGCAAGTCTTCTCCaaattctttcccgcattttaTTCATTCtcttaataaaaagaaaaaagaaagaaagttcaAAATCTTggtag